A DNA window from Pseudomonas resinovorans NBRC 106553 contains the following coding sequences:
- a CDS encoding lysine N(6)-hydroxylase/L-ornithine N(5)-oxygenase family protein: MTPIHTPTDLDLVGIGFGPSNIALAIALEELSGEHGALRSLFIDRQADYRWHGNTLVAQSELQISFLKDLVSLRNPTSPYSFVNYLHKHGRLVDFINLGTFYPCRMEFNDYLRWVASHFSEQASYGEQVVRVEPLVNGGNVDSLRVISQDADGREIARSTRSVVVSVGGTPRIPAPFVHLRNDGRVFHHAQYLERMAQQPCVGGTPMRIAIIGGGQSAAEAFIDLNDSYPCVKVDMILRGSSLKPADDSPFVNEIFSPDFTDLVFRQPSADRERIIGEYHNTNYSVVDLDLIERIYGIFYRQKVSGRQRHAFRCLRKVEKVEASGAGIAITLRNTASGEVEAHVYDAVVLATGYERQMHRELLAPVAEYLNDFEVGRDYRVVTDARFKPAVYMQGFCQASHGLSDTLLSVLPVRADDIAQSVYQFAGKRRESLPRAVRPLQALGGLLESVG; this comes from the coding sequence ATGACCCCGATTCACACCCCGACCGACCTGGATCTGGTCGGTATAGGATTCGGCCCTTCGAACATCGCCCTGGCTATCGCGCTGGAAGAACTGTCCGGCGAGCACGGCGCGCTGCGTTCCCTGTTCATCGACCGCCAGGCCGACTACCGCTGGCATGGCAACACCCTGGTGGCCCAGAGCGAACTGCAGATTTCCTTCCTCAAGGACCTGGTGTCCCTGCGCAATCCCACCAGCCCGTACTCCTTCGTCAACTACCTGCACAAGCACGGCCGCCTGGTGGACTTCATCAACCTCGGCACCTTCTATCCCTGCCGCATGGAGTTCAACGACTACCTGCGCTGGGTCGCCAGCCACTTCAGCGAACAGGCCAGCTATGGCGAGCAGGTGGTGCGGGTCGAGCCCCTGGTCAACGGCGGCAACGTGGACAGCCTGCGGGTGATTTCCCAGGACGCCGACGGCCGCGAGATCGCGCGCAGCACCCGTTCTGTGGTGGTCAGCGTGGGCGGCACGCCGCGCATTCCGGCGCCCTTCGTGCATCTGCGCAACGATGGCCGGGTTTTCCACCACGCCCAGTACCTGGAGCGCATGGCCCAGCAGCCCTGCGTGGGGGGCACGCCCATGCGCATCGCCATCATCGGCGGCGGGCAGAGCGCGGCGGAGGCCTTCATCGACCTCAATGACAGCTACCCCTGCGTCAAGGTCGACATGATCCTGCGCGGTTCGTCCCTCAAGCCGGCGGACGACAGCCCCTTCGTCAACGAGATCTTCTCCCCGGACTTCACCGACCTGGTGTTCCGCCAGCCCAGCGCCGACCGCGAGCGCATCATCGGTGAGTACCACAACACCAACTACTCGGTAGTGGACCTGGACCTGATCGAGCGCATCTACGGAATCTTCTACCGGCAGAAGGTCTCCGGTCGGCAGCGCCACGCGTTCCGCTGCCTGCGCAAGGTGGAGAAGGTGGAGGCCAGCGGCGCCGGCATCGCCATCACCCTGCGCAACACGGCCAGCGGCGAGGTGGAAGCCCATGTCTACGACGCGGTGGTGCTGGCCACCGGTTACGAGCGACAGATGCACCGCGAACTGCTGGCGCCGGTGGCCGAATACCTCAATGACTTCGAGGTGGGTCGCGACTACCGCGTGGTCACCGATGCGCGCTTCAAGCCCGCCGTCTACATGCAGGGCTTCTGCCAGGCGAGCCATGGCCTCAGCGATACCCTGCTGTCGGTACTGCCGGTGCGCGCCGACGACATCGCCCAGTCGGTCTATCAGTTCGCCGGCAAGCGCCGCGAGTCGCTGCCGCGCGCGGTGCGCCCGTTGCAGGCGCTGGGCGGGTTGCTGGAATCGGTGGGCTGA
- a CDS encoding CoA-acylating methylmalonate-semialdehyde dehydrogenase translates to MSQNTSTPTVKLLIGGELVESRSSQWRDVVNPATQEVLARVPFATEDEMNAAVASAREAFKTWRKTPIGARARVFLKYQQLIRENMKELAALLTAEQGKTLPDAEGDIFRGLEVVEHAANIGTLQMGELANNVASGVDTYTLNQPLGVCAGITPFNFPAMIPLWMFPMAIATGNTFVLKPSEQDPMVTMRLAELAMEAGVPPGVLNVIHGGADAVNLLCDHPDIKAVSFVGSTKVGTHVYNRATANGKRAQCMMGAKNHAIVLPDAHKQQTLNNLAGAAFGAAGQRCMALSVVILVGEAQNWLPELVEKAKSLKIGAGVEAGTDVGPVVSCAALDRVSSLIAAGEKDGAKLVLDGRDPQVSGYANGNFVGPTIFAGVTPEMTIYREEIFGPVLCVVSAATLDEAIAFINANPNGNGTALFTRSGAAARHFQEEIDVGQVGINVPIPVPVPLFSFTGSRASKLGDLGPYGKQVVQFYTQTKTVTSRWFDEDEVGTAVNTTITLK, encoded by the coding sequence ATGAGCCAGAACACCTCCACCCCCACCGTCAAGCTGCTGATCGGCGGCGAGCTGGTCGAGTCCCGCAGCAGCCAATGGCGCGACGTGGTCAACCCGGCCACCCAGGAAGTCCTGGCCCGCGTGCCCTTCGCCACCGAGGACGAGATGAACGCCGCCGTGGCCAGCGCCAGGGAAGCCTTCAAGACCTGGCGCAAGACCCCCATCGGCGCCCGCGCCCGGGTCTTCCTCAAGTACCAGCAACTGATCCGCGAGAACATGAAGGAGCTGGCGGCGCTGCTCACCGCCGAACAGGGCAAGACCCTGCCGGACGCTGAGGGCGACATCTTCCGAGGCCTGGAGGTGGTGGAGCACGCCGCCAACATCGGCACCCTGCAGATGGGCGAGCTTGCCAACAACGTCGCCAGCGGCGTCGACACCTACACCCTCAACCAGCCCCTGGGCGTCTGCGCGGGCATCACCCCGTTCAACTTCCCGGCGATGATCCCGCTGTGGATGTTCCCCATGGCGATCGCCACCGGCAACACCTTCGTCCTCAAGCCCTCCGAGCAGGACCCGATGGTGACCATGCGCCTGGCCGAACTGGCCATGGAAGCCGGCGTTCCGCCGGGCGTGCTCAACGTCATCCACGGCGGCGCCGACGCGGTGAACCTGCTCTGCGACCACCCGGATATCAAGGCCGTGTCCTTCGTCGGTTCGACCAAGGTAGGCACCCATGTCTACAACCGCGCCACCGCCAACGGCAAACGCGCGCAATGCATGATGGGCGCGAAGAACCACGCCATCGTCCTGCCCGACGCGCACAAGCAACAGACCCTCAACAACCTCGCCGGTGCCGCCTTCGGTGCGGCCGGCCAGCGCTGCATGGCGCTCTCGGTGGTGATCCTGGTGGGTGAGGCGCAGAACTGGCTGCCGGAGCTGGTGGAGAAGGCCAAGAGCCTGAAGATCGGCGCCGGTGTCGAAGCCGGTACCGATGTCGGCCCGGTGGTCTCCTGCGCCGCGCTGGATCGCGTCAGCAGCCTGATCGCCGCCGGCGAGAAGGATGGCGCGAAGCTGGTGCTCGATGGCCGCGACCCGCAGGTGTCCGGCTACGCCAACGGCAACTTCGTCGGACCGACCATCTTCGCCGGCGTCACCCCGGAGATGACCATCTACCGCGAAGAGATCTTCGGGCCGGTGCTCTGCGTCGTCAGCGCCGCCACCCTGGACGAGGCCATCGCCTTCATCAACGCCAACCCCAACGGCAACGGCACCGCCCTGTTCACCCGCTCCGGCGCCGCCGCGCGGCACTTCCAGGAAGAGATCGACGTGGGCCAGGTGGGCATCAACGTGCCGATCCCGGTGCCGGTGCCGCTGTTCTCCTTCACCGGCTCGCGCGCCTCCAAGCTCGGCGACCTCGGCCCCTACGGCAAGCAGGTGGTGCAGTTCTATACCCAGACCAAGACCGTCACCTCGCGCTGGTTCGACGAGGACGAAGTCGGCACCGCCGTGAACACCACCATCACCCTCAAGTAA
- the mmsB gene encoding 3-hydroxyisobutyrate dehydrogenase, translating to MNIGFIGLGNMGGPMALNLAKAGHRLHVFDLSQLAVAQLVEAGARSLDSPAAVARAGVEVIISMLPAAQHVKSVYLGEDGLLANVPKGVLLIDSSTIDPHSAREVAAAASKQGNPMLDAPVSGGTGGAAAGTLTFMVGGAAADFDRAHPVLSAMGRNIVHCGDSGNGQVAKVANNMLLGISMIGVAEAMSLGVSLGMDAKTLAGILNTSSGRCWSSEINNPYPGVLENAPASRGYSGGFGSDLMLKDLGLATEAAKQIRQPVILGALAQQLYQSFSLQGHGGLDFSAIIKLYQKDL from the coding sequence ATGAATATCGGTTTTATCGGACTCGGCAACATGGGCGGCCCCATGGCCCTCAACCTGGCGAAGGCGGGCCATCGGCTGCACGTCTTCGACCTTTCGCAGCTGGCTGTGGCGCAATTGGTGGAGGCCGGCGCGCGCTCCCTGGACTCCCCCGCCGCCGTGGCCCGCGCCGGCGTCGAGGTGATCATCAGCATGCTGCCGGCGGCGCAGCATGTGAAATCCGTCTACCTCGGCGAGGACGGCCTGCTGGCCAACGTTCCCAAGGGTGTGCTGCTGATCGACAGTTCCACCATCGACCCCCACAGCGCCCGCGAAGTGGCCGCCGCCGCCAGCAAGCAGGGCAACCCGATGCTCGACGCGCCGGTCTCCGGCGGCACCGGCGGCGCCGCGGCCGGCACCCTGACCTTCATGGTCGGCGGCGCCGCGGCGGACTTCGACCGCGCCCACCCGGTGCTCAGCGCCATGGGCCGCAACATCGTGCACTGCGGGGATTCGGGCAACGGCCAGGTCGCCAAGGTGGCCAACAACATGCTGTTGGGCATCTCCATGATAGGCGTGGCCGAAGCCATGAGTCTGGGCGTGTCCCTGGGCATGGATGCCAAGACCCTGGCGGGCATCCTCAACACCTCCAGCGGCCGCTGCTGGAGCTCGGAGATCAACAACCCCTACCCCGGCGTGCTGGAAAACGCCCCGGCCTCGCGCGGCTACAGCGGCGGCTTCGGCAGCGACCTGATGCTCAAGGACCTGGGCCTGGCCACCGAGGCGGCCAAGCAGATCCGCCAACCGGTGATCCTCGGCGCGCTGGCCCAGCAGCTCTACCAGAGCTTCAGCCTGCAAGGCCATGGCGGCCTGGACTTCTCCGCGATCATCAAGCTCTACCAGAAGGACCTCTGA
- a CDS encoding FecR family protein, whose product MNTPTPATSQGEKLTEDAAYWCMRLHDEDCTDEERLAFQRWVEADPEHAREFAEMLEIWEISSALPSSASPLAREPASVIEFPRPMPRQPSRLRRFAVAAAVAFFALPVIGYTGWSLGLLPNDYRRYEAENSRRHVELPDGSEVDLNLGTRLTFANFKNRRSVSLSEGEAYFHVSHDTQHPFVVSAGSGTVTVTGTRFNVWKYQDEVVVTVTEGSVRVSSDDQHNQGSTLTPGMQARYHSQDYLPAVGPADTAAILAWRDGKLILDDMSLAEALPLINRYLDQPVLLADQSTARLRVGGIYNTDDIAGLVNTLPKVLPLSISKNEEGSTVIGLR is encoded by the coding sequence ATGAACACGCCGACGCCCGCCACCTCCCAGGGCGAAAAGCTCACCGAAGATGCCGCCTACTGGTGCATGCGCCTGCACGACGAGGACTGCACCGACGAGGAGCGCCTGGCGTTTCAGCGCTGGGTGGAAGCGGATCCGGAGCACGCCCGCGAGTTCGCCGAGATGCTGGAGATCTGGGAGATTTCCTCCGCGCTGCCGAGCAGCGCCAGCCCCCTGGCGCGGGAGCCGGCCAGCGTCATCGAGTTCCCCAGGCCGATGCCGCGCCAACCGAGCCGCCTGCGCCGCTTCGCGGTGGCCGCCGCCGTCGCCTTCTTCGCCCTGCCGGTGATCGGCTACACCGGCTGGTCCCTGGGCCTGCTGCCCAACGACTACCGCCGCTATGAAGCCGAGAACAGCCGCCGACACGTGGAGCTGCCCGACGGCAGCGAGGTGGACCTGAACCTGGGCACCCGCCTCACCTTCGCCAATTTCAAGAACCGTCGCAGTGTGTCCCTGAGCGAAGGCGAAGCCTACTTCCACGTCAGCCACGACACCCAGCACCCCTTCGTGGTCAGCGCCGGCAGTGGCACCGTCACCGTCACCGGCACCCGCTTCAACGTCTGGAAGTACCAGGACGAGGTGGTGGTCACCGTCACCGAAGGCTCGGTGCGGGTCAGCAGCGACGACCAGCACAACCAGGGCAGCACCCTCACCCCCGGCATGCAGGCGCGCTACCACAGCCAGGACTACCTGCCCGCCGTGGGCCCGGCCGACACCGCCGCCATCCTGGCCTGGCGCGACGGCAAGCTGATCCTCGACGACATGAGCCTGGCCGAGGCCCTGCCGCTGATAAACCGCTACCTCGACCAGCCGGTGCTGCTGGCGGACCAGTCCACCGCGCGCCTTCGCGTCGGCGGCATCTACAACACCGACGACATCGCCGGCCTGGTCAACACCCTGCCCAAGGTCCTGCCGCTGAGCATCAGCAAGAACGAAGAAGGCAGCACGGTGATCGGCCTGCGCTGA
- a CDS encoding efflux transporter outer membrane subunit produces the protein MTTRLTLLSFCIALAGCGSPLEKPAGQLEPPAAWQGPRMAHGTVIDSQWWRSFGSAELGQLVEQARVANQDLASALARVRQAEASARIAGAALLPSLNANLDANRQGLMSGDGFSQIDASDEDSRIDFFSAALNASYEVDFWGANAAARDAALQRLRASEADRATLELTISAGVASTYIQALALARQLDIGRQNLANAEQVLELVQSRQGAGAATRLELAQQRSLVAAQQRQLPLLAQQQREALIALALLLGQPVQQLQLHGRLEDLGNPAIAAGLPSDLLTRRPDIAAAEAQLVAADGDLKVARAAMLPKLTLTASLATGADRFHDTLRNPYYNLAAGLAAPIFSGGRLSAERDRSQARQDELLGSYNTAILNALADVEKALNSADGLDQQRRWQTEEVEQARLAFDLSETRYQAGAETLLTVLETQRTLFQAQDQQVQLQQARLQASVSLYRALGGGWKP, from the coding sequence ATGACGACCCGCCTCACCCTGCTCTCCTTCTGCATTGCCCTGGCCGGCTGCGGCAGCCCCCTGGAAAAACCCGCCGGCCAGCTGGAACCCCCGGCGGCCTGGCAAGGGCCCCGGATGGCCCACGGCACGGTCATCGACAGCCAGTGGTGGCGGAGCTTCGGCAGCGCCGAACTCGGCCAACTGGTGGAACAGGCCCGCGTCGCCAACCAGGACCTGGCCTCCGCCCTGGCCCGCGTGCGCCAGGCCGAAGCCTCGGCGCGCATTGCCGGCGCAGCATTGCTGCCCAGCCTGAACGCCAACCTCGATGCCAACCGGCAAGGCCTGATGAGTGGCGACGGCTTCAGCCAGATCGACGCCAGTGACGAAGACTCCCGCATCGACTTCTTCAGCGCGGCACTCAACGCCAGCTACGAAGTGGACTTCTGGGGCGCCAACGCCGCCGCCCGCGACGCCGCCCTGCAACGCCTGCGCGCCAGCGAGGCGGACCGCGCCACCCTGGAACTGACCATCAGCGCCGGCGTGGCCAGCACCTATATTCAGGCCCTGGCCCTGGCCCGGCAGCTGGATATCGGCCGACAGAACCTGGCCAACGCCGAACAGGTGCTGGAGCTGGTCCAGTCCCGCCAGGGCGCCGGTGCCGCCACCCGCCTGGAGCTGGCCCAGCAACGCAGCCTGGTGGCCGCGCAACAGCGCCAGCTGCCACTGCTGGCCCAGCAACAGCGGGAGGCCCTGATCGCCCTCGCCCTGCTGCTCGGCCAGCCGGTCCAGCAGTTGCAGTTGCACGGCCGCCTGGAAGACCTCGGCAATCCGGCCATCGCCGCCGGCCTGCCCAGCGACCTGCTCACCCGCCGCCCGGACATCGCCGCGGCCGAGGCACAACTGGTGGCCGCCGACGGCGACCTCAAGGTGGCCCGCGCCGCCATGCTGCCCAAGCTGACCCTGACCGCGAGCCTCGCCACCGGCGCCGACCGCTTCCACGACACCCTGCGCAACCCCTACTACAACCTCGCCGCCGGACTCGCCGCGCCGATCTTCAGCGGCGGCCGCCTGAGCGCCGAGCGGGACCGCAGCCAGGCACGTCAGGACGAACTGCTGGGCAGCTACAACACCGCGATCCTCAATGCCCTGGCGGACGTGGAGAAGGCCCTGAACAGCGCCGACGGCCTCGACCAGCAACGCCGCTGGCAGACCGAGGAAGTGGAACAGGCGCGACTGGCCTTCGACCTGTCCGAAACCCGCTACCAGGCCGGCGCCGAAACCCTGCTCACGGTACTGGAAACCCAGCGCACCCTGTTCCAGGCCCAGGACCAGCAGGTGCAATTGCAGCAGGCGCGCCTGCAGGCGTCGGTGAGCCTGTATCGGGCATTGGGCGGGGGCTGGAAACCATAG
- a CDS encoding sigma-70 family RNA polymerase sigma factor has product MVDSYYRELVKYLTSTLGDRHLASDVAHDAYLRVLERARQDAIEQPRAFLYRTAINLSIDEHRRRLVRRSEPLEVLEQEEGPRVHSPQTTLYQKQRLDMVERALEELPAVCRDAFLLRKIEGMAHGEIAERLDISKGMVEKHIVNAMKHCRLRIQEWGG; this is encoded by the coding sequence ATGGTGGATTCTTACTACCGGGAACTGGTGAAGTACCTGACGTCGACCTTGGGCGATCGTCATCTGGCTTCCGACGTCGCCCACGACGCCTATCTGCGGGTGCTGGAGCGGGCGCGACAGGACGCCATCGAGCAGCCACGGGCCTTTCTCTATCGCACCGCCATCAACCTCTCCATCGACGAGCACCGGCGCCGGCTGGTGCGTCGCAGCGAGCCACTGGAAGTGCTGGAGCAGGAGGAGGGGCCGCGCGTCCATTCGCCGCAGACCACCCTCTACCAGAAGCAGCGCCTGGATATGGTCGAGCGCGCCCTCGAAGAACTCCCCGCCGTCTGCCGCGATGCGTTCCTGCTGCGCAAGATCGAGGGCATGGCTCACGGCGAGATCGCCGAGCGCCTGGACATCTCCAAGGGCATGGTGGAGAAGCACATCGTCAACGCCATGAAGCATTGCCGCCTGCGTATCCAGGAGTGGGGCGGCTGA
- a CDS encoding MacB family efflux pump subunit: MSEPLIQLEGIRKRYGGDNGAPQTDVLRGVSLSIRTGEFVAIVGTSGSGKSTLMNILGCLDRPSDGSYRFAGQDVADLDDDQLAWLRREAFGFVFQGYHLIPSASARENVEIPAIYAGTPAEQRRQRASELLTRLGLGQRLEHRPNQLSGGQQQRVSIARALMNGGHIILADEPTGALDSHSGAEVMTLLDELADQGHTIILITHDREVAARARRVIEIRDGQILSDSGATPTPGSDAKGMAERLARGDSGGASLLTDIREAMQAAWRVMWVNRFRTALTLLGIVIGVASVVVMLAVGEGSKRQVMNQMGAFGSNLIYLSGLSETPRSPAGLVTLDDVRALATLPQVKMIMPVNGGDTTVRYANVDHQAYTRGNGVDFPHILNWPAAEGSFFTQADEDSAAAVALIGPKVKEKLFRNGEDPLGSYILINNAPFQVIGLLAAKGASSGDEDADNQIVVPYSSASVRLFGQPNPEFVIIAAADAERVHEAEQAIDALMLQLHRGVRDYELTNDAAMIQAEARTRNSLSLMLGAIAAISLVVGGIGVMNIMLMTVRERTREIGIRIATGARQRDILRQFLTEAVLLTLIGGLVGLVLALLIGGVLHLAEVALVFSLPAVLGAFGSALCTGVLFGYMPARKAAQLAPVVALSSE; encoded by the coding sequence ATGAGCGAACCGCTGATCCAGCTCGAGGGCATCCGCAAGCGCTATGGCGGCGACAACGGCGCGCCGCAGACCGACGTGCTGCGCGGCGTGTCCCTGTCCATCCGCACCGGCGAATTCGTCGCCATCGTCGGCACCTCGGGCTCCGGCAAGTCGACCCTGATGAACATCCTCGGCTGCCTCGACCGCCCCAGTGACGGCAGTTACCGCTTCGCCGGCCAGGACGTCGCCGACCTGGACGACGACCAACTCGCCTGGTTGCGCCGCGAGGCCTTCGGCTTCGTGTTCCAGGGCTACCACCTGATCCCCTCGGCCTCGGCCCGGGAGAACGTGGAAATCCCCGCCATCTACGCCGGCACCCCGGCCGAGCAGCGGCGCCAGCGCGCCAGCGAACTGCTCACCCGGCTCGGCCTGGGGCAGCGCCTGGAGCACCGTCCCAACCAGCTCTCCGGCGGCCAGCAGCAACGGGTATCCATCGCCCGCGCGCTGATGAACGGCGGCCACATCATTCTCGCCGACGAACCCACCGGCGCCCTGGACAGCCACAGCGGCGCCGAGGTCATGACCCTGCTCGACGAGCTGGCCGACCAGGGCCACACCATCATCCTCATCACCCACGACCGCGAAGTGGCGGCACGGGCGCGGCGGGTCATCGAGATCCGCGACGGGCAGATCCTCAGCGACAGCGGTGCCACGCCCACCCCGGGCAGCGACGCCAAGGGCATGGCCGAACGCCTGGCCCGGGGCGACAGCGGCGGCGCCTCGCTGCTGACGGACATACGCGAAGCCATGCAGGCCGCCTGGCGGGTCATGTGGGTCAACCGCTTCCGCACCGCGCTCACCCTGCTCGGCATTGTCATCGGCGTCGCCTCGGTGGTGGTGATGCTGGCAGTGGGCGAAGGCAGCAAACGCCAGGTGATGAACCAGATGGGTGCCTTCGGCTCCAACCTCATCTACCTCTCGGGCCTCTCCGAAACCCCGCGCAGCCCGGCAGGGCTGGTCACCCTGGACGACGTCCGGGCCCTGGCCACCCTGCCCCAGGTGAAGATGATCATGCCGGTCAACGGCGGCGACACCACGGTGCGCTACGCCAACGTCGACCACCAGGCCTATACCCGTGGCAACGGCGTCGACTTCCCGCACATCCTCAACTGGCCGGCGGCCGAAGGCAGCTTCTTCACCCAGGCCGACGAAGACAGCGCCGCCGCCGTGGCGCTGATTGGCCCCAAGGTGAAGGAAAAGCTCTTCCGCAATGGCGAAGACCCGTTAGGAAGCTACATCCTGATCAACAACGCGCCCTTCCAGGTGATCGGCCTGCTGGCGGCAAAAGGCGCCAGCTCGGGCGACGAAGACGCCGACAACCAGATAGTGGTGCCCTACTCCTCCGCCAGCGTGCGCCTGTTCGGCCAGCCGAACCCGGAGTTCGTGATCATCGCCGCCGCCGACGCCGAGCGCGTCCACGAGGCCGAGCAGGCCATCGACGCGCTGATGCTGCAACTGCACCGGGGCGTGCGCGACTACGAGCTGACCAACGACGCGGCGATGATCCAGGCCGAGGCGCGCACCCGCAACAGCCTGTCGCTGATGCTCGGCGCCATCGCCGCCATCTCCCTGGTGGTGGGTGGCATCGGCGTGATGAACATCATGCTGATGACCGTGCGCGAGCGTACCCGCGAGATCGGCATCCGCATCGCCACCGGCGCCCGCCAGCGCGACATCCTCCGCCAGTTCCTCACCGAAGCGGTGCTGCTGACCCTGATCGGCGGCCTGGTGGGCCTGGTGCTCGCGCTGCTCATCGGCGGCGTCCTGCACCTGGCCGAGGTGGCCCTGGTGTTCTCCCTTCCCGCCGTGCTCGGCGCCTTTGGCAGCGCCCTGTGCACCGGCGTCCTGTTCGGCTACATGCCGGCACGCAAGGCTGCGCAACTCGCACCCGTGGTGGCCCTTTCCAGCGAATGA
- a CDS encoding efflux RND transporter periplasmic adaptor subunit: MRSSRTKAWALTLLPLAALSLAGWQAFAPGEAQPTTVAAARADLESSVTALGTLQPRRYVDVGAQASGQVLRLHAEVGDEVKEGQLLLEIDPSTQRAKVDAGHAQIDSLKAQLEEQHAQHDLARQQHQRQTLLANSGATRDEDLQAAQAQLRATQAKLKMLKAQIRQAEATLRSDEAELGYTRIYAPISGTVVALDARVGQTLNALEQTPLVMRIARLSPMTVWAQVSEADIGRVKPGMTAYFTTLGGEGRRWQGKVRQILPVPPRPLEQMNQGGGSPVSGTGQGAGSGRVVLYSVLLDVDNDDHTLLPEMTAQVFFVAASAKDTLSVPLAALQPIDGKPGTYQARVLDEDGNAQAREVRTGVRDRLRIQVLSGLEEGERLLVGPVADES; this comes from the coding sequence ATGCGAAGTAGCCGTACCAAAGCCTGGGCCCTCACCCTTCTCCCCCTCGCCGCGCTGAGCCTCGCCGGCTGGCAGGCCTTCGCCCCCGGCGAGGCGCAACCGACCACCGTCGCCGCCGCCCGCGCCGACCTGGAAAGCAGCGTCACCGCCCTCGGCACCCTGCAACCGCGTCGCTATGTCGATGTCGGCGCCCAGGCCTCTGGGCAGGTGCTGCGCCTGCACGCGGAAGTGGGCGACGAGGTGAAGGAAGGCCAGTTGCTGCTGGAGATCGACCCCTCCACCCAACGCGCCAAGGTCGACGCCGGCCACGCCCAGATCGACAGCCTCAAGGCGCAGCTCGAAGAGCAGCATGCCCAGCACGACCTGGCCCGCCAGCAGCACCAGCGCCAGACCCTTCTGGCCAACAGCGGCGCCACCCGCGACGAAGACCTGCAGGCCGCGCAGGCGCAACTGCGCGCCACCCAGGCCAAGCTGAAGATGCTCAAGGCGCAGATCCGCCAGGCCGAGGCCACCCTGCGCAGCGACGAGGCGGAACTCGGCTACACCCGCATCTACGCGCCCATCTCCGGCACAGTGGTGGCCCTCGACGCCCGCGTCGGCCAGACCCTCAACGCCCTGGAACAGACGCCCCTGGTGATGCGCATCGCGCGGCTCTCGCCGATGACCGTCTGGGCCCAGGTATCCGAAGCGGACATCGGCCGGGTCAAGCCCGGCATGACCGCCTACTTCACCACTCTCGGTGGCGAGGGCCGGCGCTGGCAGGGCAAGGTCCGGCAGATCCTGCCGGTGCCGCCCCGTCCGCTGGAGCAGATGAACCAGGGCGGCGGCAGCCCGGTCAGCGGCACCGGCCAGGGCGCGGGCAGCGGTCGCGTGGTGCTCTACAGCGTGCTGCTGGACGTGGACAACGACGACCACACCCTGCTGCCGGAAATGACCGCCCAGGTGTTCTTCGTGGCCGCCAGCGCCAAGGACACCCTCAGCGTGCCCCTGGCCGCGCTGCAGCCCATCGACGGCAAACCCGGCACCTACCAGGCCCGCGTGCTCGACGAGGACGGCAACGCCCAGGCGCGGGAAGTGCGCACCGGCGTGCGCGACCGACTGCGCATCCAGGTGCTGTCCGGCCTGGAAGAAGGCGAACGCCTGCTGGTCGGCCCCGTCGCCGACGAAAGCTGA